GGCCGCTGCTGCAGGAGGGGCAGAGTGAGGGGAGGCCGCGGTCAGCCCCGTGAGGGGGTGGGGCTTGCGTCCCACTGTCCCGAGGAGGAACCGGAGGCTCTGAGGGATGGAGGAACTCGCCCCTGGCCTCACCCCTCTAGCCAACTCACAGGAGAGCTGCAGGACTCAAACTGTGCGCCCTGACCTTGCCCTCCACCTGTCACCTCTCAGGCATGTAGGAGAAAACAGATTCATCTCTGCCACAAGAGGGAAGGATACCCCAGCCCCCCAATGACTGGCTGTTGAGAAAATTGCCTTCTGGTTCTGACTTCGCTCCCGATTTGCTGTGTGATTGCGGCCAGATCCTTGCCCTCTCTGGGCACTGATTCCTGGACCTGGGGGTGTAGGAAGTCAGGGTGGCAGGGGGTCGGTCCTAGGGGTGAAGAGCCTAGGAGGGGTGGTCTTAGGAGCCCGGGATTGGGTGCTGGCTCCACCATTGACTGTATGGCTTGGCCAGTCCCCTCATCCtctttggacctcagtttcctcatctgtaaactggggttGTTTACAGTCAACTGGGGTTGTGACGAGTCAAGGAGATCCTATGTGTGAAGATCTTAGCATAGGGTCTGGCCAGTGGAATAAATATTATTACCATTACCCTGCAATCCCTCTGGTCCATTGGTCTAACTAGGGACGGCAGGAGACTTGGGAGAGGCTTTTAAGTaaatgagaaagaggaagagagagaggtgtGAGTCTGGAGGGAGGGGAGCAGATGCAGCACCGTCCTCCACTCCCTATCTGCGCTGAGGGAGGGGGCGGGACACAGCTGCTGGGCAGCAGGGACCACTCCTTGGCCCAGGGACTCAGGCACACCCTCCCTGGCAGAGCTTCCAGCCTGGCCCCCACCTCATCCCCAGATgcccaaggagagaaaagagggaggacAGAAGGGGTgaaaaggggaagaagaaagagatggTCTGGAGGAAACAGCATAGGTGGGGTTAAGGGGCCACCGTGTCTGTCACAGTCCCACCAGGCCCCGAGAGACCCAAGAGGAGAGGAAGCGTCCCCAGCCCACCACAGGTGTGATACCACTCCCCCGACCCGCAGGGGCAGTCAGGTGCACATACCCTCATCCACCCCCAGGATCCACCCCACCCCAAGTTCATCGAAAAATCCACCCACCAGGAGTGTGAACGCTGCCTGTTTATCCGACACACACCAGCCCCTCACCAGTGCCCAGGGTACAGCCCCCTTCCCCATGGTGACATGCTGCCAAGGTGTGTGTGCACttgcccctcccccctcccccaggtccGCCCACCACAGGACACACAGAGGCACATACATGTTACACACTCACTGAAACCCAGGGACACACCTTACCTATCACAGTGCACATCCCCCATCCCTACCCTACTGCAACCTGACACCCACATCCTACAGACTCTACTCGGAGAGACCCACCCACAACAGGGCTGCACTCACACGCACTCACTCAATAGCACTTCACCCAAGCCACGGGGCCCCCCAGTCCCTCACCTGACTATAGGGCACATATGTCCCATTCAAGGTGTGGGGAGCACCCACTGACATCCACACACCCACAAGCACCCTACATTCACCCAAACACACATAGATCCACTCACCGCCTATCACCCCGACACCCCTCACTGGGCCCCACACCCCTGCAGATCCTCTTCCTCCTTAGGACTGAGGAGGGGCCATTGTGAAGGTCCCAACCAGCAGGATGGGCCCTGGGTCCTCACCTctgggagagggagaaggggtACCCGGAGGccacctcccttcctctcccctcctccctctgctccccgcccccccccaagtccctgctactgctgctgcattgcaggctcCGCCCGGGCACCTCAAGAACggcgggccgggccgggggccTGACCCGTGGGCTCCAGGGAAGAGGGGCAGCGCTGCAGAATGGGGACGCGCAGGGGCCTGGTGCTGACGTCACAGGAGGGCGAGGCTGGATGAGGGGGCGTCGGGGGCGGGAGTTGTTCCCCATATCCCTTCCCAGCCGCCCCACCCCGACCCCCACGCGGGCCCCTAGGCCCCGAGACCCCTCTCTGGATGCAGGTTACCCCAATGACGTCATTGACCAAAGGGGCTCCGGACTTCCCACCGCAGCCCCCGCTTTGGGGGTCGCCCCGGCTCTTGTCGCCCTCTCCCTTCTGCAGCCCCAGCGCCGGCCCCCCATCACCCGGCGCCGGTACCTCCTCCCGCAGCGGCTCGCAGTCCGGGATGAGCTCGGGCACGTCCCCGCTGTCGCCACTGCCGTCCTCGGGCATGGTGTCCTGGCTGCTTGGGCGGCCCCCGCCCGGGCCCGGGGCATGATAGGGGGGAGCGCCGAGGGCTGCGGCGTGGCCCCGGAGGGCGTCCGCTCGGCTCGGCGGCCGCGGAGGGAGTGCGCGGAGCTcgagcgcggcggcggcggcagtggCGGCGGCGTTGGCGGCCGCGGTGCCCGGCGCCCCGCCCTCCGCTGACCCCGCCCCCACGGCACCCGCGGCGCCGCCGGCAGCGCCTGGCACCGCGGGCACTGCCCCCGCCCTCGAGAAGCCCAGGCTGGGCGGGCGGACGCCTGGGTTCCCCTCCTGCCGCGCTCGCGCTTGCGACCTTGGACGAGTCCTTGCTTTCTGGGGCTTGAGTTACCCCCGCTGTAAATTGAATCTcgagggtggatgggtgggtgccCGCGGGGTGCCCGCCCAGACCCCGTCTCTGAAGCCTCCCTTGTGGCGGTGGTACAAGGGACAGTTACAGACCTGAATGCTGTGGTGAGCCTCACTAGCTGGACAGAGGTGCTGGGCTCTACTTAGAGTAGGCAAGCAGGAGGCCAGGACACCCGGGCCCTAGGCTTTGTGACCTTGAGTTTGCACCCTCCACCCcaacctcagttttcccacctgtgaaatgggcacaGGAAGGTGTTGGATTCAAGGCACATTCATCATGTGGAACAGGGGCATGGGATTTGTCCTGCACGAGAGGACCTCCCTCCCAGGTACTGGTGGCCCCAGTGCTGACCCCTGACCCTCAGGGGCCTCAGACCTTCACATTTGACCCTGAATCAGAGCCTAGGCCCCAAGGTAGACAGTCAGTGGGTAGGACACAGGGAGCTGCAATGCTGGGTGGattttgttttgtgatttttttttttttttttttttccaaacagcaACTCAAAGATCATTCCGTTCAACACCCCTACACATTTAAAGATGAAGTAACTGAAGTGGTAGAGAGGAAAGGACTGAATCAGAActtcatccatttattttttttatttattgggtGCACATGTTTATTGGTGTCTTCTATATGCAAGTACTGTGAAGTATTCATAAGCATTGTGAAAACAAGTGTAGGAGTGGAGAATGACACAGGTCCTATTCTCATGGAATTTACACCCAGGGCAAACTACTGCAGTCAGAGGGAGCCTGTAGCCTGGCCTCCAGCATCCATTCCAAGCCTGGTCAGGACTCTTCACTCTGTCTTTCTGAGAGGCACAGTTGAACTGACTCTTAAAGGATAATTAGGTTTGGGACAGGTGGATGTGAAGGGTAAGGACATCCCAGGTGGAGGGGACTTCTGGGCAAAGGCACTGTGAATGGACTACGTGGATTGAGTTTGGAGAGCCGGAAGGTCACCTGGTGTAACTGGACACTGGGTAGCTAACCAGAGGCAGGTCAAAGAGGACCTGATCTTGCCTAGGAGACGTGGTGGCTGGACGTCTGTGAGAAGGGAGACCCCTGAAGACTGTCTTCAGGAAAGGTGGGAATGAGAGAAAGGAGTCCCTGAGGTCACGAGTGAAGCTTGGGGGTCTCACTTCGAGATGACTGCAGGGGTGAGAATGACTCAGGAGTTTAAACTGCAGCTTCTGGAGACGAACCAGCACACCTCCACTGGCATCTTCTGGACCACGGGAGAGTCGATGGGACAGCACACCTCCACTCACACATCTTCTGGACCACCGGAGAGTCGATGGAACGAGCCTAGTGTAGGATCCTATTCCAACTATTACCACCCAATTTCTGAGACTTCAGACCCGTACCTCGGTTTTCAATAGGTgtaatgggtgtgtgtgtgtgtgtgtgtgtgtgtgtgtgtgtgtgtcgagAACCCAGGCCAGTgtaatgggtgtgtgtgtggtgtgtgtgtgtctacccatgtgtgtatatgtgcgtgtgtgtgtgtagaacccgggccctcccagcaccaggcccCTGGGGTCTGCAGGATGGCAGCAGTGGGAATTTCAGCACCAGACGACGGACAGCACCCGCGCGGAAAGGACgggtgggaggcgggaggaggagtCAGAATCCCGGAGCTCGCTAGGCCCTGCGGTCACTGCTCAGCCCAAGTTCCTACCGACAGCGCCTCCCCGTGCACCCCTCACCGCCACCTCTCCCGGACTCGGCGCCAGTACTGGGAGAAGAATGGAGGACGCGGAAGGAAAGCTAACACTGAGAAGGAGAGGCAAAAGCCCGAGGGACAGGGCTTGATCACAGTTCCACCGTCCCAGTCTCTCTTGGAGTATGTCTCGCGAGTGAAACTTCCTTCCCGGGCTCCAGCCTCCGCCTGTTGTAGTCGTGGCAGGCCGAGCGTCAACTGCCCCACGGCGCAGGCGCGGAAATAATTATAACTTTAACCCATCTATTGGCTGCTCCGCCGCGAACTAACAAACCCACTATCCAATCCGAGAGAGGCTCCAATAGCTCCGCCTATCCCTCCTCCCGGAAGTTGATTACTGCCGAATCCGCTTCGGCGAGGGTGCGCCAACAGCCaattgggagaggggaggggcgaGCCAGCGCTGCGGAGGAGCCAATGGCAGGCGGCAGAGGATGACGCCGCCGACATGGCTGCTGTCGTCGGACAGTTCGGGGACGTGTCGGGCTTCTCCGTAACCTCGATCGGTTCCCAGGGAACGGAGCAGCTGCCTCGCTAGTATTCGTACCACGAGGCGACTCAGCGGGCCCTCGGAGAGAGCGAGCATCGGGGCCATGGCTTATCACTCGGGCTACGGAGCCCACGGTGCGTGGGGcgcggggcgggcggggcgcgGGCCGACCCGCCCGAGGACGGTCGGCGGCGCGGCCCGCTCACCCTGAGGGAGAGGGGCAGCCGTGACTGCTGCCCAGGGTGGCGGATGTCATTCGGATTCCTGCCCCGTAAGGCTCGGCCACGCGTCCCGGACTTCGCCCTCTCTGCCCAAACCCGGTGATAGCACTGCTGGGATCTCCCGTGTCCGACTCGGGCATGAATGGGGTCTGCCTCCCAAATTTCCTTTCCCGGCCATGACCCTGGTAGGGTTCCTTACCAGTGCCTAGGGCCTCCGCGTTACCCAGCCGTCGCCTTTCCCACCCTTGTTCAATGCGGGGATATCCTCCCAGTTGTCTTCACCTAGCAAATTCAGTCTCCAAGATTCACTTCAGAGATCAGTTCCCTTGAGGAGGCCCCCAGGAACCTTCAGGCGGGCAACCACTTCCAAGGGCTGCCTCAGTTCTTTCTTTACCCACATTTAGCACCTCCGGAAAAGAATCCCTCCTCACAGTTTTTTCTGGATTAGTTACTCCTCATCCAGCTAGTGTCCCTCACTGATTGTTTGGTTCTCCCAAGACCCATACAGGGCTGTCCAGCCAGGGGAAGAGGCGGTGGTTTGGGCTCATGCTTGGTATACCTGTCACCTGCAAACCCACAGGTTCCAAGCACAGGGCCCGGGCAGCTCCGGATCCCCCTCCCCTCTTCGATGACACAAGCGGTGGTTACTCCAGCCAGCCAGGGGGCTACCCAGCCCCAGGAGCCGACGTGGCCTTCAATGTCAACCACTTGCTTGGGGACCCAATGGCCAACATGGCTATGGCCTATGGCAGCTCCATCGCATCCCAGGGGAAGGACATGATGAACAAGGAGGTGTGGCCCACCCCCAGGGCAAGGGTGGCAGGATTTCTGGCCAGGGCTGGGGCATCACGGGATCCCACCTAATCCACACAACGGCCTTCAGGGAAggaacagacagaggagcccccTGAGGTTCTGGGTGCAGCTCGTCCacagcctcctctctcccctcctagCTGCACCGTTTTGTGTCTGTGAACAAACTCAAGTATTTTTTCGCTGTGGACACAGCCTATGTGGCCAAGAAGCTAGGGCTGCTGGTCTTCCCCTACACACACCAGGTGAGCTGCCTACCAGAGGAGCTGTGATGGGCCCCCTTGCCTCCCGCCTCCTGCCCCAGAGCCTGGCCCCCAGATCTCAGCCCCCTCCTTTGCTCTCTTGTCTGCTCCTCCTCACCTGGCCGCTGCTGCCACCTCCAGAACTGGGAAGTGCAGTACAGTCGTGATGTGCCTCTGCCCCCACGGCAAGACCTCAACGCCCCCGATCTCTATATCCCCAGTGAGTCTTTGACTTGGGCTGggggatggggcgggggggggggggggcggggacttGTGCCTTGAGGCACCAACGAGAAGAGACAGGCTCATGTGTTGGTTCAGCATCTGCTCTTGGTGATCTTGTGTGTGGCTTTTGTGGTGTCCCTAGACGCTAGGTAGACAGAGTGGGGTGACCAGCTGCTTCCTGGGTGTGCTCCCAAGATACTCTGCTTTGAGACCTCCCTGCCACCTGACCTGGACCACGTCCCTCCCCAGCATGGAACCCGAGGTTTAGACCTGGCTCTGCAACTTCCAGCTATGGGACCTCAGGGGGCTCCTTTCACGCTTCTGAAAAAGCTGGAATAACAACAGTTCCTACCACAGAGAACTGTGGTGGACATTCTGTGAGgggctgtgtgtgctcagccagcACTGGGCACACGGGAAGCACGCAGGAACTATAAGCTGTTATCACTGTCCTACTTGTCCTCCAAGGCCTGCTCCAGCATCCCCTCCTCTGAGGACGTGGGCACTCCCTCTGGGTTCCCACAACCACCTGTCTCCATGGCATGGGTCAGGCCGCCCACACCACTCTGTGGCTGGCAGACTCCGCATCTGACTCCTCTCTGTCTAGGCCCTGCATAAGGCCTGGCCCCTGGTGGACATGCTGGAGGAGAGGAGTATGCCCAGGCCGGCTCTCAGAAGGGCAGCCAGACAGCCCAGATGCCCTGGGAGAGCCACAGTTCCTCTTCCCTCCTTCGTTCCATTTCCCTCTCAGAGTCACCGTGTAAGGCAGGAACTGCCATCCCTGTTTCACACACTTaagccaaggctcagagaggtttgaGCATCTTTGAGGACACACAGCTTACAGGTGGTAGAGCTGATTTCCTGACTCCAGGCACTATGCCCTCTTGTGGGTACATTAGTTCTAGGGCTATCAGGGGGCAGAGGACAGGACTGATGAGTTGAAATTGCTGTGAAAAGGCAGCTGCCGTCTGAGCTTTTGTGAAAATAGCAGAGGTGACTTCGGCATGTGAGGTAGTTTCTGAGACAGCAGGAAGCTTTGGTGAGTTTCCTAGTATAGGAGAGGGCTTGGTGGTCCTGAGAAGGGTCAGGTAGCATTTACACAACAGGAGGCCTGAACAGGAAAAGGCATCCCAAGCAGGGTATTGGGGGTCTGAGGGTAGAGGTGAAACATGTGGGGATATTCAGGGAAGGAAGTATGGGGGTGTCAGTGGCTCTAATCCCTAGGGATGGGGTGTGGGGGCTCTGGTTGAGGAAACCAGGCTGATGGCATC
Above is a genomic segment from Dama dama isolate Ldn47 chromosome 2, ASM3311817v1, whole genome shotgun sequence containing:
- the YIF1A gene encoding protein YIF1A isoform X2, whose product is MAYHSGYGAHGSKHRARAAPDPPPLFDDTSGGYSSQPGGYPAPGADVAFNVNHLLGDPMANMAMAYGSSIASQGKDMMNKELHRFVSVNKLKYFFAVDTAYVAKKLGLLVFPYTHQNWEVQYSRDVPLPPRQDLNAPDLYIPTMAFITYVLLAGMALGIQKRMILSVLTGLLFGSDGYYVALAWTSSALMYFIVRSLRTAALGPDSMGGPAPRQRLQLYLTLGAAAFQPLIIYWLTFHLVR